One genomic window of Pseudomonas chlororaphis subsp. piscium includes the following:
- a CDS encoding fatty acid desaturase family protein produces MRTLDTSTAPPYCPAGSGQEQPLPGAIPWPTDGLNREQLARHGKELIRQTLPFTVENRRLSWWHFYSTLLVIGLFGAAVGMPLWWPLRLACGVLLGLSLVRMFVLYHDYMHGAILKGSRFAEVFFKTFGLLLMAPPTLWKQSHDYHHGHSCQYVGAEQNRLPLLSTHTDLGTFPLLSTEEYARAGRLKRLRYRVARHPLMILLASFSIFIFSICMVSLITQPRHRLWSLLALALNLASAVALALLAPDILLYGVLIPSLSGSALGAYMFYCQHNFPGVRYPERADWDYAATAVFSSSYMRTGPLMAWFTANIGYHHVHHANSGIPFYRLPEAMAAIPALQSPITTSLHPRDIYRCLRLKLWDPARQRMISFAEFRQQAQR; encoded by the coding sequence ATGCGCACGCTGGACACCTCGACCGCCCCGCCTTATTGCCCTGCCGGCTCAGGCCAGGAGCAGCCTCTGCCGGGGGCCATACCCTGGCCCACCGATGGCCTGAACCGCGAGCAACTGGCGCGTCATGGCAAGGAGCTGATTCGCCAGACCCTGCCCTTCACCGTGGAAAACCGCCGCCTGAGCTGGTGGCATTTCTACTCGACGCTGCTGGTGATCGGGCTGTTTGGCGCGGCCGTGGGCATGCCGCTGTGGTGGCCGCTGCGCCTGGCGTGCGGCGTGCTGCTGGGCTTGTCCCTGGTGCGCATGTTCGTGCTGTACCACGACTACATGCACGGTGCGATTCTCAAGGGCTCGCGTTTCGCCGAGGTGTTCTTCAAGACCTTCGGCCTGCTGCTGATGGCCCCGCCGACGCTGTGGAAGCAGTCCCACGATTACCATCACGGCCACAGCTGCCAGTACGTCGGCGCGGAGCAGAACCGCCTGCCGCTGCTGTCCACCCACACGGACCTGGGCACCTTTCCCCTGCTGTCCACCGAGGAATATGCCCGGGCCGGGCGCCTCAAGCGCTTGCGTTATCGCGTCGCCCGGCACCCGCTGATGATCCTCCTGGCGTCATTCAGCATCTTCATTTTCAGCATCTGCATGGTGTCGCTGATCACCCAGCCGCGGCACCGACTCTGGTCGCTGCTGGCCCTGGCGCTGAACCTGGCGAGCGCCGTCGCCCTGGCGCTGCTGGCGCCGGACATCCTGCTGTACGGGGTGCTGATCCCCAGCCTGTCCGGCTCGGCGCTGGGCGCCTACATGTTCTACTGCCAGCACAACTTCCCCGGCGTGCGTTACCCCGAGCGCGCCGACTGGGACTACGCCGCCACCGCGGTGTTCTCCTCCAGCTACATGCGCACCGGCCCGCTGATGGCCTGGTTCACCGCCAATATCGGCTACCACCATGTGCATCACGCCAACTCGGGCATCCCCTTCTACCGCCTGCCGGAAGCCATGGCGGCGATCCCGGCATTGCAGTCGCCCATCACCACCTCGCTGCACCCGCGGGATATCTACCGCTGCCTGCGGCTCAAGCTGTGGGACCCGGCGCGCCAGCGCATGATCTCGTTCGCCGAGTTTCGCCAGCAGGCGCAACGCTGA